The proteins below come from a single Acidimicrobiales bacterium genomic window:
- a CDS encoding TetR/AcrR family transcriptional regulator → MTGLAGLGDTARVARPSADSTRERILAAALDLFSERSFEGATTREIAARAGVTQPLLNYHFRSKDDLWRAAVDGLFEDLSDALAARQDGLRGVDDLTTMRLLVREFIFFSAERPQVHRIITQECKTDGPRMDWLVERHIRPLYEATTQRLARLVEQDLLPDIPVEHLYYIITGAGPTMFVLGPECRRLAGVEATDQAVVEAHANAVCRLLFGS, encoded by the coding sequence GTGACCGGATTGGCCGGACTAGGCGACACTGCACGCGTAGCACGGCCCTCAGCAGATTCGACCCGTGAGCGGATCCTCGCAGCGGCGCTGGACTTGTTCTCCGAGCGTTCGTTCGAGGGCGCCACCACCCGCGAGATCGCGGCGCGGGCGGGAGTGACCCAACCGCTGTTGAACTACCACTTCCGCTCGAAGGACGACCTTTGGCGCGCCGCGGTGGACGGACTCTTCGAGGATCTCAGCGATGCGTTGGCCGCCCGCCAGGACGGGCTGCGGGGAGTCGACGACCTCACGACGATGCGCCTCCTCGTGCGGGAATTCATCTTCTTCTCCGCCGAGCGCCCGCAGGTGCACCGGATCATCACCCAGGAATGCAAGACCGACGGTCCGCGAATGGACTGGCTGGTCGAGCGGCACATCCGGCCCTTGTACGAGGCGACCACGCAGCGACTCGCCCGCTTGGTGGAGCAGGACCTGCTGCCGGACATCCCGGTGGAGCATCTGTACTACATCATCACCGGGGCGGGTCCGACCATGTTCGTGCTCGGACCTGAGTGCCGCCGCCTGGCGGGGGTTGAAGCGACCGACCAGGCAGTCGTGGAAGCCCATGCCAACGCGGTGTGCCGCCTGCTATTCGGATCCTGA
- a CDS encoding LapA family protein, whose product MTDRNGISIDKSEPPSRSVVAVRWVRLVAAVVIVALLVAFIVDNSEHVRVGFVFAHARVRLIWVLLITAALGALAGRLVPRLRASRGRRRPDR is encoded by the coding sequence ATGACCGATCGAAATGGAATCTCTATCGACAAGTCGGAGCCTCCTTCGCGGTCGGTCGTGGCGGTCAGGTGGGTTCGGTTGGTGGCCGCGGTCGTCATCGTGGCTCTACTCGTGGCCTTCATCGTCGATAACAGCGAGCACGTCAGAGTCGGTTTCGTTTTCGCCCACGCCAGGGTCCGCCTGATCTGGGTTCTCTTGATCACGGCCGCCTTGGGTGCTTTGGCAGGTCGCCTCGTGCCCCGGCTCCGTGCGAGTCGGGGCCGACGGCGGCCGGATAGGTAG
- a CDS encoding trypsin-like peptidase domain-containing protein, with translation MTSPATGGRLRPRWWPWAGIVGALLLGGLISGLSVAVTEGSSRLSSSTECSATTVANDALPSVVTISASGASGGGTGSGEVIRRDGYILTNNHVISIAANGGRVSVLFSQGTTAPATIIGRDPKTDLAVIKVNESNSLPVIPFGNSRNVEIGEPVVVLGAPLGLSSTVTSGIVSALGRNIEVPSDNGNNALLVGAIQTDAAINPGNSGGAMTDCSGRLIGVPTAGATVPNASGQGSAGSVGLGFAIPANLAKSVSDEIISTGRVTHSFFGISVVPIQAAADTAGTGQGLYVVTVTPGGPAAVAGLRTDDVITKVDGEPAVDPNQLFALTLTKRAGDTVSITYERNGQSATTAVTLGSQ, from the coding sequence GTGACCAGCCCCGCTACTGGTGGTCGGCTCCGTCCACGCTGGTGGCCTTGGGCCGGGATAGTGGGGGCGTTGCTCCTCGGCGGCCTCATTTCCGGGCTGAGCGTAGCGGTGACGGAAGGCTCCTCGCGCCTGTCCAGCTCGACAGAGTGTTCGGCCACAACGGTCGCGAACGACGCGTTGCCGTCGGTGGTCACGATCTCTGCAAGTGGGGCGTCGGGTGGAGGAACCGGCTCGGGCGAGGTCATTCGTCGTGACGGCTACATCCTGACGAATAACCACGTGATCTCGATAGCGGCCAACGGGGGCCGTGTCTCTGTGCTGTTCAGCCAAGGAACCACCGCCCCGGCCACAATCATCGGTCGGGATCCGAAGACCGATCTCGCCGTGATCAAGGTGAACGAGTCGAACTCGCTACCTGTCATCCCCTTCGGTAACTCCCGCAACGTCGAGATCGGCGAGCCGGTCGTCGTCCTCGGCGCGCCGCTCGGCCTATCGAGCACAGTGACGAGCGGCATCGTCAGCGCCCTGGGACGCAATATTGAGGTCCCCTCGGACAACGGCAATAACGCTCTTCTAGTTGGGGCCATCCAAACCGATGCCGCAATCAACCCCGGCAACAGCGGGGGGGCCATGACCGACTGTTCGGGCCGTCTGATCGGTGTGCCGACGGCCGGTGCCACCGTCCCTAACGCGTCGGGCCAGGGCAGTGCCGGTAGCGTCGGCCTTGGATTCGCCATACCGGCCAACCTCGCCAAGTCGGTGTCCGACGAGATCATCTCAACCGGCCGTGTCACCCACTCCTTCTTCGGAATCTCAGTCGTGCCTATCCAGGCGGCCGCAGATACGGCCGGTACGGGTCAGGGCCTCTACGTGGTCACCGTCACCCCGGGGGGTCCGGCTGCCGTCGCAGGCCTGCGCACTGACGATGTCATCACCAAGGTCGATGGGGAGCCAGCTGTCGACCCCAACCAGCTGTTCGCCCTTACCCTCACCAAACGGGCAGGCGACACCGTATCAATCACCTATGAGCGCAACGGCCAGTCGGCCACCACCGCGGTCACCCTCGGCAGCCAGTGA